The Methanocella arvoryzae MRE50 DNA window GAGTCTGGTTCGACAAAGAGAAGAACAGGGATTCCGCCGCCATATACATCTACTACGCCTTACAAGCACTGCAGCACCGGGGACAGGAATCGTCAGGCATTGCCGTGTACAACGGCAACGCTGTCCTCAATGACAAAGGCATGGGCCTGGTCACAGACTATTTTAACCGGGATCGCTTACAGAGGCTCGCCGGCTATTCAGGCATCGGCCACGTACGCTACTCGACGACCGGCAGCTCGCGGGTGGAAAACTGCCAGCCTTTCATCGTCTCTTACAAGAACGGCACGATCGCGCTGGCCCACAATGGCAATCTGGTTAACTACAGGGAGCTCAAGAAAGAGCTGGAAGCAGACGGCCGTGTCTTCATTTCAGACTCGGACACCGAAGTCATCTCCCACCTGCTTGTCAAGAACCTGATGCGCAACGATCTCGTTGAGGCGGTCCGGGAAACCATGCGCAAGCTTGTCGGGTCGTATTCTCTCGTCATCCTGGCAGGCGACAAGATCATAGGTGTCAGAGACCCGCTGGGCTTCAAGCCCCTTTGCATCGGCAGGCTCGACAGCGGGTACATCATCGCATCCGAGAGCGCCGCCATCGACACGCTCAGCGGCGAGCTGCTGAGGGATGTGGCGCCCGGCGAAATGGTCGTCCTCAGCGACAAGATCGAGAGCCACAAGCTGTTCAAGTGCAAAAACCACGCCCACTGCATGTTTGAGTTCGTCTACTTCGCGAGGCCGGACTCGATCATCGACGGCAAGCTCGTCTACCGGGTGCGGCACCGCATCGGTGAAGAGCTCGCCAGAGAATGCCCCACGAAGGCTGACGTAGTATCGCCAGTACCCGACTCGGGGATCACCTCAGCTATCGGCTACTCCAATACCTCCGGCGTCCACTACACCGAAGGCCTGATAAAGAACAGGTATGTGGGCAGGACCTTCATCATGCCCAATCAGGACCTGCGTGAGACTGCCGTCAGGCTGAAGCTCAACACCGTCCGGGAAAACGTCGCCGGCAAGGACGTCATCCTCATCGACGACAGCATCGTCAGAGGCACCACTTCCCGGCGGATCATCGATCTCATCAGGCGGGCCGGAGCCAAGTCTGTCCACGCCCGGATCGGCAGCCCGCCGATCATCTCACCCTGCTACCTGGGCATCGACATGGCCACCCGGGAAGAGCTCATCGCCGCCCACAAGTCCATCAAGGGCGTGGAATTCATGATCGGGGCTGACTCGCTCTACTACATCTCGCTAGATGGGCTGGTAAAGGCGATAGGCATCGACAAAGAGGACCTCTGCACAGGCTGCCTCACCGGCATCTATCCGCTGGAAATCCCGGG harbors:
- the purF gene encoding amidophosphoribosyltransferase, producing MKDKCGVVGVWFDKEKNRDSAAIYIYYALQALQHRGQESSGIAVYNGNAVLNDKGMGLVTDYFNRDRLQRLAGYSGIGHVRYSTTGSSRVENCQPFIVSYKNGTIALAHNGNLVNYRELKKELEADGRVFISDSDTEVISHLLVKNLMRNDLVEAVRETMRKLVGSYSLVILAGDKIIGVRDPLGFKPLCIGRLDSGYIIASESAAIDTLSGELLRDVAPGEMVVLSDKIESHKLFKCKNHAHCMFEFVYFARPDSIIDGKLVYRVRHRIGEELARECPTKADVVSPVPDSGITSAIGYSNTSGVHYTEGLIKNRYVGRTFIMPNQDLRETAVRLKLNTVRENVAGKDVILIDDSIVRGTTSRRIIDLIRRAGAKSVHARIGSPPIISPCYLGIDMATREELIAAHKSIKGVEFMIGADSLYYISLDGLVKAIGIDKEDLCTGCLTGIYPLEIPGERCESKQTKLNNFACD